A window of Shewanella mesophila contains these coding sequences:
- a CDS encoding LacI family DNA-binding transcriptional regulator: MKVTINDVAKHAGVSIKTVSRVTNKEPSVRQATIDKVNEAIAALNYQPNVAARNLAGTKSYVIAFVYDNPNAYYVIDMQNGILSSCKQRGYELLIHPCDATSDNICQELTDMVRHARLSGLVLTPPLSENPKVLAALDNINANYVRIIAGEVADKHGGLSVLVNDKHGAVSITQHLIDLGHKRIAFISGDHQHESTKERLAGFKLAMEKNHLPIDDSHIIDGQYSFESGVEGAKALLSNALKPTAIVACNDEIAAGALFAARLEGVSIPSQLSIVGFEDSPFSRQTWPKLTTVHQPNSKIAQTATELLIANQSKGDDILTDEVFVPEPVIRDSSASPL, translated from the coding sequence ATGAAAGTAACCATTAATGATGTCGCAAAGCACGCTGGAGTGTCGATAAAGACAGTCTCTAGGGTCACCAATAAAGAACCTTCGGTAAGACAAGCCACTATAGACAAAGTCAACGAAGCAATTGCGGCTCTAAATTACCAGCCTAACGTCGCCGCAAGAAATTTGGCAGGAACAAAATCCTACGTTATTGCATTCGTTTATGACAATCCAAATGCTTACTATGTTATTGATATGCAAAATGGGATTTTGTCATCATGTAAACAAAGAGGATATGAGCTTCTCATTCATCCTTGTGATGCCACGTCAGATAACATCTGCCAAGAATTAACCGATATGGTTCGCCACGCAAGACTCTCAGGCTTAGTGTTAACACCACCGCTATCTGAAAATCCTAAGGTGCTAGCCGCATTAGACAATATCAATGCAAATTACGTGAGAATAATTGCAGGAGAAGTCGCTGACAAGCATGGTGGATTATCGGTACTGGTGAACGATAAACACGGTGCGGTATCAATCACTCAGCACTTAATCGACCTTGGACATAAACGGATCGCATTTATCAGTGGGGATCACCAGCATGAATCCACCAAAGAACGTTTAGCTGGCTTTAAACTCGCTATGGAAAAAAACCATTTACCTATAGATGATAGTCATATCATCGATGGCCAATACTCTTTCGAATCGGGAGTTGAAGGTGCTAAAGCTTTATTAAGCAACGCACTTAAGCCAACGGCTATTGTTGCCTGTAACGATGAGATCGCCGCTGGCGCGTTATTTGCGGCGCGTTTGGAAGGCGTTTCTATTCCTTCGCAATTATCTATCGTAGGCTTCGAAGATAGTCCATTTTCGCGACAAACATGGCCAAAGCTGACAACGGTACATCAACCTAATAGTAAGATAGCCCAAACCGCAACCGAACTGCTGATAGCAAATCAAAGCAAAGGCGACGACATATTAACAGATGAGGTCTTTGTTCCTGAGCCCGTGATCAGAGATTCGTCCGCCAGCCCACTCTAA
- a CDS encoding TapY2 family type IVa secretion system protein: MMKFISILVCASLYSFAMPVLAAKQDYKCYINSSKKGEQVVFYRWDEKDARLRAASLPGKQLTDKKGKKYFIKEVEECVPLSQEFSSKEARAKDKQTLR; the protein is encoded by the coding sequence ATGATGAAATTTATCAGTATTTTAGTTTGTGCCAGCTTATATAGCTTTGCTATGCCAGTATTGGCCGCAAAGCAGGATTATAAATGCTATATCAATAGCTCTAAAAAGGGTGAGCAAGTGGTGTTTTATCGCTGGGATGAAAAAGATGCTCGTTTAAGGGCCGCTAGTTTACCCGGAAAGCAGTTAACGGATAAAAAGGGCAAGAAGTACTTCATTAAGGAAGTAGAGGAATGCGTTCCTCTGAGCCAAGAGTTTAGTAGTAAAGAAGCTAGAGCTAAAGATAAGCAGACATTAAGATAA
- the istA gene encoding IS21 family transposase, translating into MNIRKLRQLLRLLLTTNYSNRRIAQLVGISPNTVRAYRNKRRKAAITLAELEQHSDDQLLKQLNPIVPVNNSKRQPDWAYVHHLMQEKHQTLIQLWEEYRSIEPADALCYSQFTHWYRNYVKSIDVSMRQYYAPGEVCFVDFAGKRIPWIDQHSGQTHYAEMFVGVMGYSQLVFAKALSSQKLEDWLEAHQAMFTYFSGIPQLVVPDNLKSAVTRPGKFPEVNRSYQELAEHYGFVVEPARVRRPQDKSLAEIGVLLVTRWITVVLRRRRFFSIAEINQAIVELLEQLNQRPFKRYQGNRRERFEHTERAALSPLPTKRFNIGRWIHQQKVNRDYHIYVYGHAYSVPYELTGQSVDIKICQNMVEIYFHHQLVAMHMRSNIQGGATTENSHRPKSHQAYAAQSKAHFMHWAKNIGEHSLALTSAQFDGVPDCSLQGCKACSQLQKLARKYGQMRFERACQCACEIQSLTVSSVRSILQCRLDEPLDEAKPVQGLLPLHHNVRGARYYLNGGQ; encoded by the coding sequence ATGAACATACGTAAATTACGGCAGTTATTGCGTTTGCTACTGACCACCAACTATTCCAATCGACGGATTGCTCAGCTTGTGGGCATCTCCCCCAATACAGTGCGGGCCTATCGTAATAAGCGGCGAAAAGCTGCCATAACCCTTGCTGAATTGGAACAACACTCTGATGACCAGTTGCTGAAACAGTTGAACCCTATCGTTCCGGTAAACAATAGTAAGCGTCAACCCGACTGGGCATATGTGCACCATTTAATGCAGGAAAAACATCAAACACTCATTCAGCTATGGGAGGAATACCGCAGTATTGAACCTGCCGACGCACTTTGTTACTCGCAGTTTACTCACTGGTATAGGAACTACGTAAAGTCCATCGATGTCTCTATGCGTCAGTACTATGCCCCTGGCGAGGTGTGTTTTGTCGACTTTGCTGGAAAACGCATACCCTGGATAGACCAACATTCAGGGCAAACGCATTATGCAGAAATGTTTGTTGGGGTAATGGGATACTCACAACTGGTATTTGCCAAAGCACTGAGTTCCCAAAAATTGGAGGATTGGTTGGAAGCCCATCAGGCGATGTTCACCTATTTTAGCGGGATTCCCCAATTAGTGGTGCCGGACAATCTTAAGTCCGCAGTCACTCGGCCAGGCAAGTTCCCAGAAGTAAATCGCAGCTATCAGGAGTTGGCTGAGCATTATGGTTTTGTCGTAGAACCTGCGCGCGTCAGACGACCACAAGATAAATCGCTAGCCGAAATCGGCGTACTGTTGGTTACCCGATGGATAACCGTGGTGCTGCGTCGCCGCCGTTTTTTCAGTATTGCAGAGATTAATCAGGCTATTGTTGAGTTGCTGGAGCAACTGAATCAACGCCCCTTTAAGCGATATCAGGGCAATCGCCGTGAACGGTTTGAACATACAGAGCGAGCAGCGTTGTCTCCCCTTCCTACGAAGCGATTTAACATAGGTCGTTGGATACACCAGCAAAAGGTGAATAGGGATTATCACATTTACGTGTATGGCCATGCCTATTCAGTACCCTATGAGTTAACTGGCCAGTCTGTTGACATTAAAATCTGCCAAAACATGGTGGAAATCTATTTCCATCACCAATTAGTTGCTATGCATATGCGCAGCAATATTCAAGGTGGTGCGACTACGGAGAACAGCCATCGCCCTAAGAGCCATCAAGCGTATGCGGCACAATCAAAAGCCCATTTTATGCATTGGGCAAAAAATATCGGTGAGCACTCCTTGGCTTTGACATCGGCACAGTTTGATGGCGTACCTGATTGCTCGTTGCAGGGCTGTAAAGCATGTTCTCAATTGCAAAAATTAGCGAGAAAATACGGTCAAATGCGATTTGAACGAGCTTGCCAGTGCGCCTGCGAAATTCAATCTTTGACCGTCAGCAGTGTCCGTTCAATTTTACAGTGTCGATTGGATGAACCTTTGGATGAGGCTAAACCTGTCCAAGGCCTGTTGCCACTTCATCATAATGTTCGTGGTGCCCGCTACTACCTCAATGGAGGGCAGTAA
- a CDS encoding TonB-dependent receptor: protein MRPSTFKKSVLATNIALLMSGALSVSAMAAEAEAETVNTDNIEKIEVRGLRASMKASINAKRFSDAVVDAVTAEDIGKFPDGDVGESLARIPGVSVSRQFGQGQQVSIRGASSQLTRTLLNGHSVASTGWFDQQAIDRSFNYSLLPPEMVSGIEVYKSSQADITEGGIGGTVIVQTRKPLDLDANTVFVSAKGDYGTVSEATDPALSGLYSWKNDSENFGILVSAASSQTEYQRNGIETLLGWGEIVPTTFQQDRERTAYNVAAQYRPTDNLEFGLTVTSLDLKANNANTSIFLFPTQQGVSTCNQTNAAGVCTDITHTGEGGFAWAQTWAREAEMSSDTYDLDFKYEADNFTLEGRVGNTSADGGTSLTSNYGNSIGQPGDFAGRYDATGEKILIDIAKQSFDAGDFNGQLETAGWALKQQPNTDEETYAQIDLTVPVDFGAITSIKAGVRYADHDVTQETEAAIVGDILARDASEYYSGTMSAGAGFTLPKPNFDAMIRDAKAVVDGFTRDKSGYGTLNEKNLAAYAMANFEGEGIRGNFGLRFISTDIESDYYALSDSGQFADELSTDKSSYSDVLPSINVAFDLTPDLILRTSAAQVISRPNYAELFATSTLPGLNDGTPGNEKLNRGSVALDPFKATQADVSLEWYFGGEGLASVTYFIKDVSSFITTRQKLNQQIGIEDNNLIEQGGSACGVGIYDCWTVSEKYNANGGRIEGVELQLQDSFDSGLGYSVNYTFADAGSPSENYPDSVGVFSDSSKHTVNLVGYYEMDSFNARLAYNWRSEYMMRELPGFYGNRQHEDYGSLDLSMNYSVTDWMDITFEAVNLTEEDSIQTGVAPLDAEVIPEFKADYPVWSFDGEARYKVGVSLRF, encoded by the coding sequence ATGCGACCATCTACTTTTAAGAAAAGTGTACTAGCTACAAATATTGCATTACTGATGAGTGGTGCTTTGTCTGTTTCTGCTATGGCTGCTGAAGCCGAAGCAGAAACCGTAAATACAGATAATATTGAAAAAATTGAAGTGCGTGGTTTACGCGCATCAATGAAAGCTTCTATCAACGCAAAACGATTTTCTGATGCGGTCGTAGATGCAGTTACTGCTGAAGATATTGGTAAATTCCCTGATGGTGATGTGGGGGAATCTTTAGCTCGTATTCCAGGTGTGAGTGTGAGCCGTCAGTTTGGGCAGGGCCAGCAAGTCTCTATCCGTGGTGCTTCATCACAGTTGACTCGTACTTTGCTCAATGGACACTCAGTTGCATCAACTGGTTGGTTTGATCAACAGGCGATAGACCGTAGTTTTAACTACTCTTTATTGCCACCAGAAATGGTTAGCGGTATCGAGGTTTATAAGTCTTCGCAAGCCGATATCACTGAAGGTGGTATTGGTGGTACGGTGATCGTTCAAACCCGTAAACCGCTAGATTTAGATGCAAATACGGTGTTTGTAAGTGCAAAAGGCGATTATGGTACGGTTTCTGAAGCTACGGACCCTGCGCTTTCTGGTTTATATAGCTGGAAAAATGACAGTGAAAACTTTGGTATTTTAGTGTCGGCCGCGAGTTCTCAAACAGAGTATCAGCGTAATGGTATCGAAACGCTCCTCGGTTGGGGTGAGATAGTGCCAACGACTTTCCAGCAAGATCGTGAGCGTACAGCCTATAACGTGGCTGCTCAGTATCGTCCTACCGATAATTTAGAGTTTGGCTTAACCGTTACTAGCCTAGATCTAAAGGCGAATAACGCTAATACTTCGATTTTCCTATTCCCGACCCAGCAAGGTGTCAGTACCTGTAATCAGACTAACGCCGCAGGTGTTTGTACCGATATCACTCACACTGGTGAAGGTGGATTTGCTTGGGCGCAGACTTGGGCTCGTGAAGCGGAAATGTCTTCAGACACTTACGATTTGGACTTTAAATATGAAGCCGATAACTTCACGTTAGAAGGCCGAGTCGGCAATACCAGCGCTGATGGCGGTACAAGCTTAACCTCTAACTACGGTAATTCTATCGGTCAACCCGGTGATTTTGCTGGCCGCTATGATGCAACTGGCGAAAAGATTTTGATCGATATTGCCAAGCAATCATTTGATGCTGGTGATTTTAATGGTCAGCTTGAAACTGCCGGTTGGGCGCTAAAGCAGCAACCAAATACCGACGAAGAGACTTACGCTCAAATCGATTTAACCGTTCCTGTAGATTTCGGTGCGATCACTTCTATTAAAGCGGGTGTTCGTTACGCCGACCACGATGTAACTCAAGAAACAGAAGCTGCAATTGTTGGTGATATTCTTGCCAGAGATGCATCTGAATATTACTCAGGAACAATGTCTGCGGGTGCTGGTTTTACACTACCTAAACCTAATTTCGATGCGATGATCCGTGATGCTAAAGCGGTTGTCGATGGTTTTACTCGTGATAAATCGGGTTATGGTACCTTGAATGAGAAAAACCTTGCGGCATACGCAATGGCTAATTTCGAAGGCGAGGGTATTCGCGGTAACTTTGGTTTACGTTTCATCTCTACCGATATCGAGTCTGATTACTATGCTCTGAGTGATTCAGGTCAATTTGCGGATGAGCTTAGCACTGATAAGTCTAGCTATAGCGATGTATTACCTAGTATCAACGTGGCATTTGATCTAACACCAGATCTCATTTTACGTACGTCAGCGGCTCAGGTTATATCACGTCCTAACTATGCTGAGTTATTTGCGACTTCAACGCTTCCTGGTTTAAATGACGGTACTCCAGGTAATGAAAAGCTTAATCGTGGCTCAGTGGCGTTAGATCCATTTAAAGCAACTCAAGCCGATGTGAGCTTAGAGTGGTACTTTGGTGGTGAAGGCTTAGCGTCAGTGACTTACTTCATTAAGGATGTAAGCTCATTCATTACGACTCGTCAAAAGCTAAATCAACAGATCGGTATTGAGGACAATAACCTAATCGAGCAGGGTGGAAGTGCTTGTGGTGTTGGCATTTATGATTGCTGGACGGTAAGTGAAAAGTATAATGCCAATGGCGGACGTATTGAAGGGGTTGAGCTACAACTTCAAGATTCGTTCGACAGTGGTTTAGGTTACTCTGTTAACTATACCTTTGCTGATGCGGGTTCACCTAGCGAGAATTATCCAGATTCGGTTGGCGTATTCTCTGATTCGTCTAAGCACACAGTTAACTTAGTGGGCTACTATGAGATGGATAGCTTCAATGCTCGTTTAGCTTATAACTGGCGCAGCGAGTATATGATGCGTGAGCTTCCAGGTTTCTATGGTAACCGTCAGCACGAAGATTACGGTTCACTCGATTTAAGCATGAACTACAGTGTTACTGATTGGATGGATATTACTTTTGAAGCCGTTAATTTGACTGAAGAAGATAGTATTCAAACTGGTGTAGCGCCGCTAGATGCTGAAGTTATTCCTGAGTTTAAGGCTGACTACCCAGTATGGAGCTTCGATGGTGAAGCGAGATACAAAGTGGGCGTATCGCTAAGATTCTAA
- the istB gene encoding IS21-like element helper ATPase IstB — translation MRLIGMSEALKKVLVTPDMLALPIIDILAFLTCEEIQYKSQKKRERLFKAARLKQGQACVENIDYVAKRGIDKGYLATLVSCEWVARNQFLLITGPTGAGKSWLACALANQAIKLNFSVLYKRFNLLMEELDIAHRDGSLPKLRSGLAKYKLLILDDWAMAPLNDLNRQDLLELIEERVESGALIITTQLPVSKWHEYIGEPTLADAIMDRIIHRAHRLELHGESMRKVYRVVKEDK, via the coding sequence TTGCGGCTAATCGGCATGAGTGAAGCCTTAAAAAAAGTACTGGTAACGCCGGACATGCTCGCACTTCCCATCATCGATATTTTAGCGTTTTTGACCTGTGAGGAGATCCAATACAAGTCTCAAAAAAAGCGGGAGCGGCTATTTAAGGCGGCGAGGCTAAAACAGGGGCAAGCTTGCGTGGAAAACATCGACTACGTAGCTAAGAGGGGAATTGATAAGGGCTATTTGGCTACCTTGGTTAGTTGTGAGTGGGTCGCACGGAATCAGTTTTTGCTCATTACCGGGCCAACAGGGGCCGGTAAAAGCTGGCTTGCCTGTGCCCTCGCCAATCAAGCAATCAAATTGAATTTTTCTGTACTGTATAAGCGCTTCAATCTACTGATGGAGGAGCTGGACATTGCCCATCGGGACGGTTCCTTGCCCAAACTGCGCAGTGGGCTGGCCAAATACAAGCTATTGATATTGGATGACTGGGCAATGGCACCGTTAAATGACCTTAATCGGCAAGATTTACTGGAGTTGATAGAAGAGCGTGTTGAGTCCGGTGCACTCATTATCACAACCCAATTACCTGTCAGTAAATGGCATGAATATATAGGAGAACCTACTCTTGCTGACGCCATTATGGATCGCATCATTCATCGCGCGCATCGCCTAGAGTTGCACGGTGAATCCATGCGTAAGGTATATCGAGTGGTTAAGGAGGACAAGTAA
- a CDS encoding GspH/FimT family pseudopilin, whose translation MRNSSQGFTLVELMVTIAVAAILLTIGVPSLVSMYEGFRANSNVEKIHNILAFSRNQAISYGATVNVCPFASATSCGTGTNWKNGIRVFITDAGGADRELRAIDNFNSNDKVKGPSGTITFSPEGLSSGGTIIYCPGGKTAESQSVDISTSGKVSYGADGSSC comes from the coding sequence ATGCGCAATAGTTCACAAGGATTTACCCTAGTCGAGTTGATGGTCACCATTGCCGTTGCAGCAATACTGTTAACCATTGGAGTTCCCTCGCTGGTGTCTATGTATGAAGGATTCAGAGCGAACAGTAACGTTGAAAAAATCCATAACATCTTAGCATTCTCTCGAAACCAAGCTATCAGCTATGGTGCAACGGTTAATGTCTGCCCGTTTGCTAGTGCAACCTCTTGTGGTACAGGTACGAATTGGAAAAATGGCATTAGAGTCTTTATCACCGATGCTGGCGGCGCAGACAGAGAGCTTAGAGCGATAGATAACTTTAATAGTAATGACAAAGTGAAGGGTCCATCAGGCACCATCACCTTCTCCCCAGAAGGGTTGTCATCTGGTGGAACTATTATCTACTGTCCAGGCGGAAAAACGGCTGAGTCTCAAAGCGTCGATATTAGCACTAGCGGAAAAGTCTCCTATGGTGCCGACGGTAGCTCTTGCTAA
- a CDS encoding tyrosine-type recombinase/integrase, translated as MWLTKPNSLSLTACMQYYLDICRAKGQSDNTVLSKEAALSLFRRWAFGHDLIDVTQVDLEVLDSYQQYLYLYRKACHGGPLCRATIRYRLTVVKVFLRTLFIKEVLSVNPTEHFELPKNGRRLPKPVLSEQEVKKVLQQAEHYGLKGIRDTAIMTTYYASGIRRLELGTLTLDDVDFEQCQLRINQGKGFKDRYVPIAKDTCIWIYRYLKEVRPTLANVHSGKTLFLANNGKPFRAAQLSELVAKYIKLADVRKSGACNQYRHAAATHMVDHGADIRHVQEFLGHADLSTTQIYVHVSMTKLREVYNKTHPAAQQ; from the coding sequence ATGTGGCTCACTAAACCCAACTCACTAAGCTTAACTGCATGTATGCAGTACTATTTAGATATCTGTCGGGCTAAAGGGCAAAGCGATAATACCGTGCTAAGCAAAGAAGCGGCATTGTCGCTCTTTCGGAGATGGGCTTTTGGACATGATCTGATCGATGTAACTCAGGTTGACCTGGAAGTGCTCGATAGCTATCAGCAGTACCTATATCTGTATCGAAAAGCGTGTCATGGTGGGCCTTTATGCCGAGCCACCATTCGTTATCGTCTGACTGTGGTAAAGGTATTTTTGAGAACGTTATTCATCAAAGAAGTGCTATCGGTGAACCCTACTGAACACTTTGAACTACCGAAAAATGGCAGGCGATTACCTAAGCCAGTTCTTAGTGAGCAGGAGGTAAAGAAGGTCTTACAACAGGCCGAACACTATGGACTTAAAGGCATAAGGGACACGGCCATTATGACGACTTATTATGCTTCCGGTATTCGGCGACTTGAACTTGGCACCTTGACGCTGGACGATGTTGACTTTGAGCAATGCCAACTCAGGATTAATCAGGGAAAAGGCTTTAAAGACAGATACGTGCCTATAGCCAAAGACACTTGCATTTGGATTTATCGTTACCTGAAAGAAGTTAGACCGACGTTGGCCAATGTGCACTCCGGAAAAACCTTATTCCTGGCAAATAATGGTAAACCATTTCGGGCTGCTCAGCTCTCGGAACTGGTGGCCAAGTACATCAAGTTGGCCGATGTACGCAAGTCAGGAGCTTGCAACCAGTACCGTCACGCTGCGGCAACACACATGGTGGATCACGGTGCAGATATTCGTCATGTGCAAGAGTTTCTCGGGCATGCAGACTTGTCGACCACACAGATTTATGTGCACGTGAGCATGACAAAGCTGCGGGAAGTCTATAACAAGACGCACCCTGCTGCTCAACAGTAA
- a CDS encoding DUF6516 family protein produces MNTGLNNLLELHGQEVHREDGYWWKIEVWQVAPSKHRPHGIRYNLTLHNKYNKRVFGMDNAHAVKEPKKKKYAGKRHDYDHVHKSASDKGTPYEFTDCSTLLNDFFGGVDKTIEAIEGK; encoded by the coding sequence TTGAACACAGGCTTAAACAATCTGCTAGAACTTCATGGGCAGGAGGTTCATAGAGAAGATGGCTATTGGTGGAAGATTGAGGTTTGGCAAGTTGCCCCATCAAAACATCGACCTCACGGGATTCGCTATAATCTTACGCTCCATAATAAATACAATAAACGCGTATTCGGCATGGACAATGCCCATGCCGTTAAAGAACCGAAAAAGAAAAAGTATGCAGGTAAGCGCCATGACTATGACCATGTACATAAGTCAGCCAGCGATAAAGGCACTCCCTATGAATTTACAGATTGTTCCACTTTACTGAATGACTTTTTTGGTGGTGTTGACAAAACAATCGAAGCTATAGAAGGTAAGTAG
- a CDS encoding P-II family nitrogen regulator: MKKVEAIIKPFKLDDVRESLAEIGITGMTVSEVKGFGRQKGHTELYRGAEYMVDFLPKVKIELVIQDEQLEQALEVIVDTARTGKIGDGKIFVTEVERVIRIRTGEENEEAV, translated from the coding sequence ATGAAGAAAGTTGAGGCCATAATTAAGCCGTTCAAGTTAGATGATGTGCGGGAATCTCTGGCAGAAATTGGTATTACCGGCATGACAGTTTCTGAAGTCAAAGGTTTTGGTCGCCAAAAAGGTCATACAGAGCTCTATCGCGGTGCCGAGTATATGGTCGATTTCCTTCCTAAGGTTAAAATTGAACTAGTTATTCAAGATGAGCAATTGGAACAGGCTTTAGAGGTTATCGTTGATACCGCTCGAACTGGCAAGATTGGCGACGGAAAAATATTTGTCACTGAAGTTGAACGTGTTATTCGTATTCGAACTGGTGAAGAGAACGAAGAAGCCGTTTAA
- a CDS encoding tryptophan halogenase family protein, giving the protein MDIKKIIIVGGGTAGWLAANHIGKTFEGNDTVSITLIESPDIPTIGVGEGTVPAIRKSLKQFGISESEFITSCDVTFKQSIKFVNWMDKHRHGVGNSYHHLFDMPSPLGDDLTEYWLRERGDPYADGAYGRFYCDTVSPQHAVCESYKAPKQITHAEYEGSLGYAYHLNAAKFALLLANNAKSRFNVRHISANVLDVNLNDSGHIESLNTDSHGTLYADFYIDSSGFEALLIDKALKVPFVDKSNELFVDRAIAVQVPIADDVPIPPFTIATAHQAGWIWDIALINRRGVGFVYSSKYMDDQTALKKLEHYLGEDLAQYQHRLLLMKVGYRKHFFHKNCLSLGLAQGFLEPLEATSILLTDFAAGYLASRFPTNVDELGLISEQFNKVMTYAWERVVEFVKLHYCISDRSDSPFWIDNRDPSTIPKELAKRLTLWQTHIPVREDFFSKFEVFDLDNYLYVLYGMAYGTSLGSNHSTDKLQWKAHSDRIRQVGGTLANDLPEHRVLLEKINRFGLQKH; this is encoded by the coding sequence ATGGATATAAAAAAAATCATTATTGTCGGTGGCGGTACAGCGGGTTGGCTCGCCGCAAACCATATTGGCAAAACCTTTGAAGGGAATGATACCGTTTCTATTACCCTTATTGAGTCACCCGATATTCCAACGATTGGTGTGGGCGAAGGTACAGTTCCCGCTATTCGCAAGAGTTTGAAGCAATTTGGGATCAGCGAGAGCGAGTTTATTACAAGTTGTGATGTCACTTTTAAACAGTCGATTAAATTCGTCAATTGGATGGATAAGCATCGCCATGGCGTGGGAAACTCTTATCATCACCTCTTCGATATGCCAAGTCCCCTAGGGGATGACTTAACTGAATACTGGTTAAGAGAGCGTGGGGACCCTTATGCTGATGGCGCTTATGGGCGTTTTTACTGTGATACAGTTTCGCCCCAGCATGCCGTATGTGAGTCCTATAAAGCGCCCAAGCAGATAACTCATGCTGAATATGAAGGCTCACTTGGATACGCTTATCATCTTAATGCTGCAAAGTTTGCGCTATTGTTAGCCAATAACGCAAAATCTCGTTTTAATGTGCGACATATAAGTGCAAATGTCCTAGATGTAAATCTTAATGATAGTGGTCATATCGAGTCGCTCAACACAGATAGCCACGGTACTTTATATGCTGATTTTTATATCGACAGCAGTGGTTTTGAAGCGCTGCTGATTGATAAAGCCCTAAAGGTGCCGTTTGTTGATAAATCTAACGAGTTATTTGTCGATAGGGCGATCGCCGTTCAGGTGCCCATCGCTGACGACGTCCCCATTCCACCATTTACCATAGCCACAGCCCATCAAGCAGGATGGATCTGGGATATTGCTTTAATCAATCGGCGCGGCGTAGGTTTTGTTTATTCATCAAAGTATATGGATGATCAAACCGCCCTTAAGAAGTTAGAGCATTATCTTGGGGAGGATCTGGCCCAATATCAGCATCGACTGTTACTTATGAAAGTGGGTTATAGGAAGCATTTTTTCCATAAAAATTGCTTGTCGTTAGGGTTGGCTCAGGGCTTCCTCGAGCCGTTGGAAGCCACATCTATCTTGTTAACCGATTTCGCAGCAGGCTATTTGGCAAGTCGTTTTCCGACTAATGTTGATGAACTTGGCTTGATCTCTGAGCAGTTCAACAAGGTGATGACCTATGCATGGGAAAGGGTTGTTGAGTTTGTTAAGTTACACTACTGCATATCCGATCGCAGCGATTCGCCGTTTTGGATCGATAATCGAGATCCCAGTACCATTCCAAAAGAACTAGCCAAGAGATTAACACTCTGGCAAACCCATATTCCAGTTAGGGAAGATTTCTTTAGCAAATTTGAGGTATTTGACTTAGATAACTACCTCTATGTACTTTATGGCATGGCCTACGGAACTTCTTTAGGGAGTAATCATTCAACTGATAAGCTGCAATGGAAGGCACATAGCGATCGCATTAGGCAGGTTGGGGGGACATTAGCTAATGACCTACCTGAGCATAGGGTATTACTTGAGAAGATTAATCGCTTTGGATTACAAAAACACTGA
- a CDS encoding GspH/FimT family pseudopilin, which translates to MKNQNGFISGFSCGFTLVELMVTLIVLTILVGIAAPNLTELYDAMRSNANIRTIQQTIQYGRNAAISYGVRVTTCPIKDYQCDDNWQNGLTVFTDSGEKNIIDSNDKILIQTAPFNNRDTVIYNRTSVRFQPDGLAYGTNGTLRYCPSSKTSPYSKAVIINQAGRVRFSKDTNISCDS; encoded by the coding sequence ATGAAAAATCAAAATGGATTTATCAGTGGATTTTCCTGTGGTTTTACCTTAGTTGAGCTAATGGTGACGCTCATTGTGCTAACCATTTTAGTCGGTATAGCAGCGCCCAACCTAACGGAACTCTATGATGCGATGCGATCCAATGCCAACATCCGCACCATACAACAGACGATTCAATATGGCAGAAACGCCGCGATCAGTTACGGTGTAAGAGTCACTACGTGTCCAATAAAAGATTATCAGTGTGACGACAATTGGCAAAATGGACTCACCGTATTTACCGATTCAGGAGAGAAAAATATCATTGATAGTAATGATAAAATACTCATTCAAACCGCACCATTTAATAATAGAGATACAGTTATCTACAATCGTACCTCGGTACGATTTCAACCCGACGGATTAGCATACGGCACCAATGGTACATTACGATATTGTCCAAGCTCGAAAACCAGCCCCTATTCTAAGGCCGTTATCATTAACCAAGCTGGCAGAGTCCGATTTTCAAAAGATACAAATATTAGCTGCGACAGTTAA